The DNA segment TGGCCTGACTGGCTGCATCCGGAAGGAGAAGCTGACTCTGCCTCCTGCGGGGTGGGAGGAAGCCCCTCCCAGAAGGTTGAAGAGCGTGGGTGTGGACGGCCTGGACACCCGGGAGGACGGAAGACGCTGCACGAGAGTGTGGGAGATGTTTTATTGGCTTTCACTTTCCTCAGGGAGCCAGCGGCTCCCCCAGCAGGTCCCCACGGTGGAGCCGAGTGAGCTGGGAGGGATGGGTGCTTACTTCGTTTCAAAGAGATCTACATATCTACAGAGAGGATGGAGACCAGAAAGGAATTGGGAAATGGAATCATGAGGGCTGGGccctcatccccaccccacccagcccaccCCCCACGCCAACGCATCAGAAACAGACTTCACAGGATGCACAGAGGAAGCCAGAGGTGTGGGCGGGCCCGGGGGGCCGGGGCTGCGAGGGACCTCAAGGGCGAATGCCACTGGCCTGTCCAAACGAGGCAGGAgagaaagtaagaggaggaaaaCAATTGAGAACATAACGATTGTGACTTCGTCAGCCGTTCCCCCGACGCCTCTGGAAACTGGCCATTTCGTTTTTGAGTAAGGGCAAGAAGTGTCCTGCTCAAGCCACCCCTCCGCTCAGGGAAGGTCACTGCCCGGCCAAGCCTTGTCTTTGAGGGCGGTGCCTTCCCTGGGCAGAGAGGGGCTGCCCCGGCCCTGGGGCTCCATGGCAGGGCACAAAAGGAGAGGCAGAGCcccagagagggaagggggcTCCTGGGGCCAGGCTGCTGAGAGGAAATAATTGCCTCTTTCTGGGTGAGGAAGAGCTGCCTTCCTGATGGCTGGTGTCCTGGGATGTGGGGCATTTCTCTGGGGTAGCCATTGACGTCATTTCCTTAGCAGCAGGAGAGCGGGTGAGAATTCCCAGGAGACCTCAGCCTGGGTGGGCGCTTGGTGGAAAGTGGGCTCAGATGAGGTCTTCAGATGGCAGCAGTAGGCTCTGGCTGCTTGGGGTCCACCAGGAGCTGGGCCAGGCCTCCTAGGTCCTGCTGAGAAGCAGGTAGGGGAGGTGACCTGCAACTCTGTCTCCCTTGGGGATCTCAGTTCCTGTTGAGACCCACAGCCTGAAGACCTCTGTCCTCAGGGTCTCTCCTCATCACAcaagatggggagactgaggcccaggggtGGGAAGGGCCAGCCAAGTCTCACGGGGAACTCGGGGGTTttcaacccctgggccatggctCTGCCCCTGACGAGCCCCGGGCTGCCTCCGTTCACTGCCGCTTGCTGGCCCTGTTTCTGGCTGAGCACTGGGTCTATACATTTCCACGTTGCCTCTCCCACGGCAGGGGGACTGCGACatggcctctccctctccccgtGCCTCCCTCTGCCACCAAAAAGCTGGTCAGGGCGGAGCATCCCAAGGGCCCTGATGCCCCTGAAAGTCTCCCTTCTAGGGGGCAGCTGGTCCATCTTCAGGGAGCTCAGCACGTGTCTCAGCCTAGGCAGACACTTGGCCCTTGAACCcggaagagtgtgtgtgtgagagagagggagagacgggtaggggagagagagggaaaaatggagagaaagaggCTGGAGTTCAAGGTGGAGGAGCAGAATCCTTGGTCTGCAATTGCCAGGGAGGGCCTTgctgcagggccctgggcctcaCTGAGGTCATCCCTTCCTTGAGCAGGTGAGAAGGGTGAGACCCAGGGAGGGGGTGACACATGGAGACCTCCTGGGAAGGCCAGGTTGTTGGGTCTGAGACAGAATCATCAGGAGTAACGGTGGCCTCTGTGCCTGAGAGCCCTGGTGCATGCCCAGCCGGCTGTATGGTCACCTGGTCCTTCTAGCCCCAGGCCCCAGCTGTGCCTCCCCCCAGGACACATTTGTGTTCAATGAGCCTTATCCCTGCCACGAGCCTGGGGGCTCCCCAAGCCTGGGCCTCCCCTGAGGACAGGGATTCCAGGAGGGCTCAGCCAAGCCCCACTTGGGGCCTGGGGCCAGGTGGGTGTGCCAAAGGAATCCCCCCATTGTCTCAGGACCTTCAAGGCCAGGATCCCGGGGGCGGGCCCAGGTCACACGTCGGTGCTGATGCTGCGGCTCCTGGCGAAGGCCTCCCGCATGGCTGAGAGGCGGTTGGGGTTGAGCGCCTGCAGGCCCCCGAAGCCCCCCGGGGGCAGCTCCACGTCCTCCTGGCTCACGCTCTTGTAGAGCACGCGCTCCCCGCCGTTCAGCACGTCCTCTTCCTCCTCCGGCGGCTCCTGCAGGAAGAAGGTGGGGGGCTCGCAGTGGGAGCAGCTGCGGCAGAGGGCGCGGGCCTGCGGGGACTTCTGGCTGAAGGAGGTGGAGGCGGTGGGGTAGAGCGCCGGCCCGTTGGTCAGCACCAGGTTGCGGTTGGAGTGCAGCGGGGGCAGGTGCGAGTGAACGGCGAAGTCTGgttcctcctcgtcctcctccgaCTCGTCCTTCTTGCAGCAGTAGTACTGCGGGCAGAGGGACGGTGACCATGCGGCCGCCCGCTCCCACCCCAGAACCGACATGTGGGAAAGGCTACCCCTGACTGGGGAGGGGAGATAGGCACGGTGGGAGTGGGGTGGCCCAAGCCCAGGCCTGACACCTCAGCTGTTTAACCAGTGCTATGGGTCTcactcaggccaggcgcagtgctgAGCACTTCACAACGATCCACTCATCTCTTCCGCCCAGCAACGTGCAGGTGTGactgttatctccattttgcaggtgGGGAGACTGAGGCGTGGAGGGGTTCGCAGCCCCACATCAGCAGAGCCGGGGGTCACAGGCACTGGCAGCTGTGTTGCCTCGCCCTGCCCCGATGGCTCCCCCTCATCTCTCAGGGAGACATGGAGACTCTGGATGGCCCTGGAGTGCAGGTGGGAAGGATTGCTCACTGTGACACTCCTTTTGGGCAGCTGGTGCCCTTGGCTAAGTCCCTTCCCGTCTCTGAGCCTCTTTATAAGCTCTGGGTGAGGGGAGTCAGGCGCATCTTACTGAGCCCCATGGTAGGGTCCTGCTGCCTTCTGCTGTGTGTCTTCTCTGCCACAGGGCTCTTCCCCACTTCCCGGGCCGTGACCCTTGTGACCTTCAGGCGGGGCTCCCTCCCGAGGTAGGGGCACCCTCTGGGCCTCCCTGCCCTGTCCCCTTCCCCGCCGCCCGGGAATACCTGGAGCCGGCAGTAGCACAGAACAGCGATGATGCAGAGCAAAATCACAGTCGCCAAGATGCCCCCGGTGATGACCACGGTCCCGGCTGTCATCCGCCCCCTTCTCCATCAACAGCCTGCAACACACGCCGCCAGCTTTAGAGCATCACGCTTCCTCACCACAAAAGTCACTCGTGCTATTCTAGAGAACTGAGAAGACAAGCTGAGGGGAAAAAAGCACCCCAGGATGTGCCTGTGAGAGGCAGGGGCTCTGCCGGGGACGGGGTGCAGCAGGAGCCCAGGTCCTGCTCTGCCTCAGCTGGCCTCTgtccctgcccctctcccagcctcagctTCCACATCCGTAGAAGGTGGATGCTAATAGCACAGGGTTTTGTGACACTTTTACAAGCGTGTCTCTCCATGCTTAGTGTAGCATGCTGTCAATGAATGGCGCCCTTCCAGCCTGGCTCTACAAGCTTGCACGTTTTTAAATTTACCCAAATGCAGTCAGGCCGAACATATGGTTTTGTAACCTGCTTCCCTGCATTTTCATCTCACACAGTCACCATTATTCTGCCATATCCttaaattttcttctgcaacataGTCTCTAACCCGATTCCATTGTTTCATGTAACTGactccttttctttaaaatgcttaATTGTGGTAAAGcacacataaaatgtaccatcttcaCCATTTGTACGTGTGCGGCTTAGTAGCATGAATTATATTTCACACTGTTGGGCAACTAATCTCCAgaatttttcatcttgcaaaactgaaaaccAATTCCTGCCTGACGTTTGGGCTTCTtacattaaagaaatatttttagcaaTGTTTTAATAAGCGTCTTTGTAGCTAAGTAATGGGAACCACCTGAACCTGCTTCAGTGGCTTTCAGGATACATTCTTAGAAGTGGGATTTCCAGGCCTAGGGACATGCCCTTTGCAAACTCCTTCTTGTGGAAAATGTCCATCAAACACAACGCAGGGAGGCTGGAGTGATGCTGTCAGTGGCTGCTGCATTCAGCTCATCCCTGTCCTGGGCTGTGCTGATAAACCAGCTCTCAAAGCACCCGGCTGGGAGCATTTGCTGATTTTTGTGGTGTAGATTTTCTTACCATGGCCAGTTTCAGTTCAAGCAAGGTTTGACAAGCGGCTTACAAAATTCCTAAATTCTTCACAATCACCTCTCACAGAGCAGTGGGAGCTGGCGCCACTTCCCTTCCTCAATTTCCCaagcctcatttttatttttttttcttgctggggTATGGGGTGGAGGAAGAGATTGGAGTATTTTAAAGGAAATCACAGAGCATATCACTTTACCCATAAATACTCCAGTGCAGCATCTGACGGaggaggattttaaaaaaattacccagcctaCGTTTAGCTTTCTCCTGtcgtctctgaaatgccttttttACGGTTGGTTAGTTCAAATCAGGATGTACTTGCTTTTGGCTCCTTTTGCTCTAGAACAGCTCAAAACCCATTCACGCCCCGCACCCCCATGTTGTTTATTGGAGAAACTGGGTTGTTTATCTGACAGAATTTTCCAGGCACTGGAGCTGGCCGGGATTCCTCGCATGGCATTGAACATGCTCCTTTATCAGTGTTTCTCCTCTAAACTGGCTTCCTGTTGCATCACTCCCAGGGGCCTGGTGTCTGCTGTCCCCCTCATCTTGACGTCACAATCAGCTAATGACTGCAGCTGCTCTCGGCCAGTTCTTCCATTGCCAGATTCCGGGGGGTCTCCCAGCCCATTGCTGCAGCATCCTGTGCGTGACCTGGATCTGTTACTTCACTAGGAGTTACAAAGTAGTGACTTTCCAAATGTTATCCTTCTTTCCACGTTTATGAGCTCCAGTTCTTCTTGAAAAAGCTCTAAAGCACATGCCTTTATCATCTGTGTGGTTACCCTAGCATGCGGCCTGCAGAGGGAAGGCTCAGAGGTTCCATTCCTCCCTTTATCAGGGATCAGAATGAGCTGGTGCCCTGAGGtttgtggctgtgtgtgtgccgAGAGGACGGAGAACAGGCCAGCCCAGATCCACACCTCTCAGTGAACCAAAAGTGACCCTGCCCCCTTTGCAGGCCCCGCGTGCCTACTGGTCCCAGCCTGTTGTCTGCCCCAGCTTGCCTTTCTACGTGGAAACTTGCCCAGTGCAATCTCactgatttttgaaaatatatttgatgcGTTTCAGTCCACTGCAGTCATGATTCTTTTTGATGTTCAAATGATCCCACTAGGGAGCAAACCGAGGCCTGGAGAGAAATGACCCGCCCAGGCCCCAGCACCAGTAAGATGAGGGATCTGGGTCAGGTCAGGGCTGGATCCGCTGCTACCATCCACCTTGGGGCCCCTGCCACCCTACCCCGACTGCTGAA comes from the Homo sapiens chromosome 9, GRCh38.p14 Primary Assembly genome and includes:
- the FAM163B gene encoding protein FAM163B isoform X1 — encoded protein: MTAGTVVITGGILATVILLCIIAVLCYCRLQYYCCKKDESEEDEEEPDFAVHSHLPPLHSNRNLVLTNGPALYPTASTSFSQKSPQARALCRSCSHCEPPTFFLQEPPEEEEDVLNGGERVLYKSVSQEDVELPPGGFGGLQALNPNRLSAMREAFARSRSISTDV